From Aquabacter sp. L1I39, the proteins below share one genomic window:
- a CDS encoding MAPEG family protein, with product MSVAMILLPLFVQVGLTFALLFALGPMRFRAIREGQVGREAALDGDAFPPRCRQFANAFRNQFELPVLFYVLTALALFTRKADIVFVVLAWVFVASRIVHAFVHVTSNDVRLRFPAFLVGTVALLIMWVLFALAILLNV from the coding sequence ATGTCCGTCGCGATGATCCTTCTGCCCCTCTTTGTTCAGGTGGGCCTGACCTTCGCCCTCCTGTTCGCGCTGGGACCCATGCGCTTTCGCGCCATCCGCGAGGGACAGGTGGGACGGGAGGCCGCTCTGGACGGGGACGCCTTCCCGCCGCGCTGCCGCCAGTTCGCCAATGCCTTCCGCAACCAGTTCGAGCTGCCGGTCCTGTTCTACGTCCTCACCGCGCTCGCCTTGTTCACCCGCAAGGCGGACATCGTGTTCGTGGTGCTGGCGTGGGTGTTCGTGGCAAGCCGCATCGTCCATGCCTTCGTGCATGTGACCTCGAACGATGTGCGCCTGCGTTTCCCCGCCTTCCTGGTGGGGACGGTCGCCCTCCTGATCATGTGGGTGCTCTTTGCCCTCGCCATCCTTTTGAATGTGTGA
- a CDS encoding patatin-like phospholipase family protein — MDLPAATPHSPRGAPRLALALGGGAARGFAHVGVLRTLDAHGIRPDVIAGTSIGAAVGGLWAAGKLDDFEAWARGLNKRRVLALLDLTLGSPGLIGGRRLLERLRVELSGQAIETLPVAFAAIATELGSGHEIWLTRGDLAEAIHASYSLPGIFTPSKVGGRWLMDGALVNPIPVSAARALGGRVVIGVNLNAEVFGRGTVIQDHGGVIAEAAEELVAQKRMRLGGMLRPDKLLRRHFLSGPKDGPRGISAVMIDAFNITQDRIARSRLAGDPPDVLISPKLGRIGLFDFHRADDAIAAGAEAAERMLEDIGEAMAALG; from the coding sequence ATGGACTTGCCTGCGGCGACGCCGCACTCCCCGCGCGGCGCACCGCGCCTCGCCCTCGCGCTCGGCGGCGGCGCGGCGCGCGGGTTTGCCCATGTGGGCGTTCTGCGCACGCTCGACGCCCATGGCATCCGGCCGGATGTGATTGCCGGCACCTCCATCGGGGCCGCCGTTGGAGGATTGTGGGCCGCGGGCAAACTTGATGATTTCGAGGCCTGGGCACGCGGCCTGAACAAGCGGCGCGTCCTGGCCTTGCTCGACCTGACGCTCGGCTCGCCGGGCCTCATCGGCGGCCGGCGACTGCTGGAGCGGCTGCGGGTGGAACTGAGCGGGCAAGCCATAGAGACCCTGCCCGTGGCCTTCGCTGCCATCGCGACGGAATTGGGCAGCGGCCATGAGATATGGCTCACGCGGGGCGACCTGGCAGAGGCCATCCATGCTTCCTACAGCCTGCCCGGCATCTTCACCCCCAGCAAAGTGGGCGGTCGCTGGCTGATGGACGGCGCCTTGGTCAATCCCATTCCCGTCTCAGCCGCCCGGGCTCTGGGCGGGCGGGTGGTGATCGGCGTCAACCTGAATGCGGAAGTGTTCGGGCGCGGGACGGTCATCCAGGACCATGGCGGGGTCATTGCCGAGGCGGCTGAGGAATTGGTGGCTCAGAAGCGGATGCGGCTCGGCGGCATGTTGCGGCCGGACAAGCTGCTGCGACGCCATTTCCTCTCAGGGCCGAAGGACGGCCCGCGCGGGATTTCGGCCGTGATGATCGACGCCTTCAACATTACCCAGGACAGGATCGCCCGCTCTCGGCTTGCTGGCGATCCGCCGGACGTGCTCATCTCGCCGAAGCTCGGACGCATCGGGCTGTTCGATTTCCACCGCGCGGACGATGCCATCGCCGCGGGCGCCGAGGCGGCAGAACGCATGTTGGAAGACATCGGCGAGGCCATGGCCGCCCTCGGCTGA
- a CDS encoding low affinity iron permease family protein yields the protein MATGETAHQHHDGTNDAPPVDTGPAPRPFFTRFSQAVSRYAGKPVTFFLAVLVIVIWGGTGPLFGFNDTWQLIINTSTTIITFLMVFLIQNSQNRDTEALQIKIDELIARTQGPRNVLLDLEDLDEKTLDRLRADYARLADHARASDDHGAAAADDPPEKGGLSELARRRKAADTKRAPSS from the coding sequence ATGGCAACGGGCGAGACGGCGCACCAGCACCACGATGGGACCAATGATGCGCCACCGGTGGATACGGGGCCAGCACCCCGGCCTTTCTTCACCCGCTTCTCCCAGGCCGTGTCCCGTTATGCGGGCAAGCCCGTTACCTTCTTCCTGGCCGTGCTGGTGATCGTGATCTGGGGGGGTACCGGACCGCTCTTCGGCTTCAACGACACCTGGCAGCTCATCATCAACACCTCCACCACCATCATCACCTTCCTGATGGTCTTCCTGATCCAGAACAGCCAGAACCGCGATACCGAGGCCCTCCAGATCAAGATCGACGAGCTGATCGCGCGCACGCAAGGACCGCGCAACGTACTCCTCGACCTGGAGGATCTGGACGAGAAGACGCTGGATCGCCTGCGGGCCGACTATGCGCGTCTGGCCGACCATGCACGGGCGAGCGACGACCACGGGGCAGCGGCGGCGGATGATCCGCCGGAAAAGGGCGGGCTCTCCGAACTTGCCCGGCGCCGCAAGGCCGCGGACACAAAGAGGGCACCTTCATCCTGA
- a CDS encoding transglutaminase-like cysteine peptidase, whose amino-acid sequence MPLSRLLTTFALLVAGTVCAAAGDARHAALQPQIVPLPQAAPAFSAHLVAIGGTAPPVGYVRFCAENASDCQMRGEILFEMPLDRERWSELEQVNRTLNSDIEPMTDLDHYGETERWTYPTDGKGDCEDYVLAKRKVLLAKGWPASVLLITVVRDKEGDGHAVLTVVTDRGDLVLDNQEAEILPWQDTGYRYVKRQSQGDPNLWVSLGETRSPPVVGGGR is encoded by the coding sequence ATGCCGCTGTCCCGCCTGCTCACGACCTTCGCTCTGCTCGTTGCGGGCACGGTCTGCGCCGCCGCCGGCGACGCGCGCCACGCCGCACTGCAGCCACAGATCGTCCCCCTCCCCCAGGCCGCGCCGGCTTTCTCGGCGCACCTGGTCGCCATTGGCGGCACCGCTCCTCCCGTGGGCTATGTCCGCTTCTGTGCCGAGAATGCCAGCGACTGCCAGATGCGCGGCGAAATCCTGTTCGAGATGCCGCTGGACCGCGAGCGCTGGAGCGAGCTGGAGCAGGTCAATCGGACGTTGAACAGCGACATCGAGCCCATGACCGATCTCGACCATTACGGCGAGACCGAACGGTGGACCTATCCCACCGACGGCAAGGGCGATTGCGAGGACTATGTGCTTGCCAAGCGCAAGGTGTTGCTGGCGAAAGGCTGGCCCGCTTCCGTCCTGCTCATCACGGTGGTGCGCGACAAGGAAGGCGACGGCCACGCGGTTCTCACCGTGGTGACGGACCGAGGCGACCTGGTGCTGGACAACCAGGAAGCGGAGATCCTGCCTTGGCAGGACACAGGATACCGCTATGTGAAGCGGCAGTCGCAGGGTGACCCGAACCTTTGGGTGTCGCTGGGCGAAACCCGCTCTCCCCCGGTGGTGGGTGGCGGGCGCTGA
- a CDS encoding CBS domain-containing protein, producing MTVGILLKHKSGSLVTIAPDATLSDAVARLAEHRIGAIVAVDGAGHLVGILSERDLVRILAEKGPQVLSDPVSSVMTRAVVTCTEDESIPVIMERMTRGRFRHVPVVERGRLLGIISIGDVVKHRVEEMERESAELRDYIMTA from the coding sequence ATGACGGTCGGCATTCTCTTGAAGCACAAGTCCGGTTCGCTCGTTACCATTGCGCCGGACGCCACCCTCTCGGACGCCGTGGCGCGCCTCGCCGAGCACCGCATCGGTGCCATCGTGGCCGTCGACGGGGCCGGTCATCTGGTGGGCATCCTCTCGGAGCGCGATCTGGTGCGCATCCTGGCCGAGAAGGGGCCGCAGGTGCTCAGCGATCCGGTCTCCTCCGTGATGACGCGCGCGGTTGTTACGTGCACCGAGGACGAGAGCATTCCTGTGATCATGGAGCGGATGACGCGCGGCCGCTTCCGCCACGTGCCCGTGGTGGAGCGGGGGCGGCTCCTCGGCATCATCTCCATCGGCGACGTGGTGAAGCATCGCGTCGAGGAGATGGAGCGCGAGAGCGCCGAACTGCGCGACTACATCATGACCGCTTGA
- the folE gene encoding GTP cyclohydrolase I FolE, with protein MDAVVRLLKAQAESEEKARRRGGKAQVARRHDPSRPSREAAEAAVRTLLAYMGEDPDREGLLDTPSRVVRAYDELFSGYGHDSEEILDRTFGEIGNFDDFVLVRDIPFYSHCEHHMVPFIGKAHVAYFPVERVVGLSKIARVVDIYARRLQTQEHLTSQIVTALDEALRPRGVAVLIEAEHMCMAMRGIMKAGVSTVTSQFTGAFRDDPTEQVRFISMVRGKA; from the coding sequence ATGGACGCGGTGGTCAGACTTCTCAAGGCCCAGGCCGAGAGCGAGGAAAAAGCGCGGCGGCGCGGCGGCAAGGCGCAAGTGGCAAGGCGCCATGATCCCAGCCGCCCCTCCCGCGAAGCGGCCGAGGCGGCTGTGCGCACGCTGCTGGCTTATATGGGCGAGGATCCCGACCGCGAGGGCCTTTTGGACACGCCGAGCCGCGTGGTTCGGGCCTATGACGAACTGTTCTCCGGCTATGGCCATGATAGCGAGGAAATCCTCGACCGCACGTTCGGCGAGATCGGCAATTTCGACGATTTCGTACTGGTGCGCGACATCCCCTTCTATTCCCATTGCGAGCACCACATGGTGCCTTTCATCGGCAAGGCGCACGTGGCCTATTTCCCGGTGGAACGGGTGGTGGGCCTCTCCAAGATCGCCCGCGTGGTGGACATCTATGCCCGCCGTCTCCAGACGCAGGAACACCTCACCTCGCAGATCGTCACGGCGCTGGACGAGGCGCTGCGGCCCCGTGGCGTTGCCGTCCTCATCGAAGCCGAGCACATGTGCATGGCCATGCGGGGCATCATGAAGGCCGGCGTGTCCACCGTCACCAGCCAGTTCACAGGGGCCTTTCGAGACGACCCGACCGAGCAGGTCCGCTTCATCTCCATGGTCCGCGGCAAGGCCTGA
- a CDS encoding 5'-methylthioadenosine/S-adenosylhomocysteine nucleosidase (Enables the cleavage of the glycosidic bond in both 5'-methylthioadenosine and S-adenosylhomocysteine), translating into MDDPRRHVRSVGGLNVLFVMAATAEYGPHLKARIDPLMTGVGPVEAAAATGMTLAGLRHGNALPDLIFTLGSAGSRILDHAGVYQVASVSYRDMDASALGFERGLTPFADHPVVIPVPHQFEGVPAASLSTGGAIISGAAYDAIAADMVDMETFAVLRAAHRFRVPVIGLRGISDGKSELTRYEDWTEYLHIIDERLAAALDLFESEVTAGRFSLLAPAAGETP; encoded by the coding sequence ATGGATGATCCCCGCCGCCATGTGCGCTCCGTCGGCGGCCTCAACGTGCTGTTCGTCATGGCCGCAACCGCCGAGTATGGACCGCATCTGAAGGCCCGGATCGATCCGCTCATGACTGGCGTCGGCCCGGTGGAGGCCGCCGCCGCGACCGGCATGACGCTCGCCGGGCTGCGACACGGCAACGCGCTGCCCGACTTGATCTTCACCCTGGGATCGGCAGGGTCTCGCATTCTCGACCATGCGGGCGTCTATCAGGTGGCCAGCGTCTCCTATCGGGATATGGACGCCTCCGCGCTCGGCTTCGAGCGCGGGCTGACCCCATTTGCAGACCACCCCGTCGTCATCCCCGTTCCGCACCAGTTCGAGGGCGTGCCGGCGGCCTCCCTCTCCACCGGGGGCGCCATCATTTCGGGCGCGGCCTATGATGCCATCGCCGCCGACATGGTGGACATGGAGACCTTCGCCGTCCTGCGCGCCGCCCATCGCTTCCGTGTGCCGGTCATCGGCCTGCGCGGCATCAGCGATGGAAAGTCGGAGCTGACGCGCTACGAGGACTGGACCGAGTACCTGCATATCATCGACGAGCGCCTCGCCGCGGCGCTCGATCTGTTCGAGAGCGAGGTGACCGCGGGGCGGTTCAGCCTCCTCGCCCCCGCTGCCGGAGAGACCCCTTGA
- a CDS encoding iron-sulfur cluster assembly scaffold protein, which produces MINDVYNARILALAADIPRLGRLADPDASATAHSRLCGSTVTIDLKVADGQVVDFAHEVRACALGQASSSIMARLVVGSTPQELRAIREAVRAMLKEGGAPPVGKWADLAVLEPVRDYKARHASTLLTFDAVVDALDQIAAEAAPAPASS; this is translated from the coding sequence ATGATCAACGACGTCTACAATGCCCGCATCCTGGCTTTGGCCGCTGACATCCCGCGCCTCGGCCGTCTGGCCGATCCCGATGCCAGCGCCACCGCCCATTCGCGCCTGTGCGGCTCCACGGTGACCATCGATCTGAAGGTCGCCGACGGGCAAGTGGTGGACTTCGCCCACGAGGTCCGCGCCTGTGCGCTTGGGCAGGCCTCATCTTCCATCATGGCACGGCTGGTGGTTGGCTCCACGCCGCAGGAGTTGCGCGCCATTCGTGAGGCGGTGCGGGCCATGCTGAAGGAGGGTGGCGCGCCGCCCGTCGGCAAGTGGGCGGACCTTGCAGTCCTGGAGCCGGTGCGCGACTACAAGGCCCGCCATGCATCCACTCTGCTCACTTTTGACGCTGTGGTGGATGCTCTCGACCAGATCGCAGCCGAAGCGGCTCCGGCACCCGCCTCTTCGTAA
- a CDS encoding DUF4214 domain-containing protein: MAAYTLQLLHFSDAEGGLLASTTAPNLAALVDAFDDTYANTLILAGGDNWIPGPFLAAGTDPAVRDAINAVTGSTITGTIPIAAADIAIHNLIGVEASALGNHDFDLGSNVLASALSPNSGWVGAQFVSVSANLVFGPSSPYYTDPVATDSALNGIYVDTLDFNVQSNVNAPATTTEVAEASSLKGKIAPATVITEGGEKIGVVGVTTQILETISSPSSAEIAGFPGGAGANGEVDNMDLLAAQLQPIIDELIAEGVNKIVLMSHLQIIGNEMVLATKLRGVDIILSAGSHQRMGDDTDVAVNFPGHDADFAYDYPYVTSGADGKTTVIVNTDNEYTYLGRLAVDFDENGDIIADSLTANAGINGAYAATSSNVAAAWGVSEADLATTAFAEGTKGGAVSQITTAVQEVINVKDGNVYGYSTVYLEGERGYVRGQETNLGDLSADANAATLKTALAGELGTNAAQEAYVVSIKNGGGIRAQIGTLSAPDPVDGSVDKLPPEGGVSQLDVENSLRFNNKLMAFDTTAEGLKAIIEHGVASYPNQGRFPQIGGLAFSFDPDLPAGSRVLSLALIDADGDTVVRLVENGTVLSDVPDVIRVITLNYMADGGDGYPMKANGSNFRYLLDDGSLGPVLDETSDLDANPPSNAMTEQKAFELYMRSNHATTETAFDQADTEMAGDLRIQNLNARTDTVLASTAETFNGNEANDVFDGSADDDVANGGAGEDILRGHAGNDRLFGDAGNDQLIGGAGDDHLVGGSGDDLLSGGTGRNSLHGGLGNDRAVFEGNQADYEVIHDGAALIVRARADATQETRLIGVETLAFADGDMAVTDNASAALVAGLYQQVMGRLPDLQGLQYWTGLLDKGASLGDVAISMILSPEAQGRGVGAASVAEITVDLLYSTLLGRPADEAGKAYHEASLAAGVPLSVVAGHFVHAPEMEPFQLAGAALDTTFLSPDLFTRTGTASNDVVFGGVGADVLVGGAGSDLLQGGRGIDTAVFQGNRADFDITYEHGKVIVTARNDTLDVDTLVNVERVTFDDGTLDLDTDATTLNLATLYGRVLDRQADLSGLSSALAAHVDGVSEGRLLLNMLHSPEAQTKGIAMSSSGDLSVETVYRALFGDQGTEGGLATYQALEAGGANLEDVADAMMHSNEMAAIRLTAADLDFFI, encoded by the coding sequence ATGGCGGCCTACACCCTCCAACTCCTCCATTTCTCCGACGCCGAGGGGGGCCTGCTGGCCTCCACCACCGCGCCCAACCTCGCGGCTCTGGTGGATGCATTCGACGATACCTATGCCAATACGCTGATCCTCGCCGGTGGTGACAACTGGATCCCCGGTCCGTTCCTGGCCGCCGGTACCGACCCGGCCGTGCGCGACGCCATCAATGCGGTGACCGGCTCCACCATCACCGGAACCATCCCGATCGCGGCGGCGGACATCGCCATTCACAACCTGATCGGTGTCGAGGCCTCCGCCCTCGGCAACCACGATTTCGACCTGGGCTCGAACGTCCTGGCGAGTGCCCTGTCTCCCAATAGCGGTTGGGTGGGCGCCCAGTTCGTCTCGGTGTCCGCAAACCTCGTGTTCGGCCCCTCCTCGCCCTACTACACCGATCCTGTCGCGACGGATTCGGCCCTGAACGGCATCTATGTGGACACCCTGGACTTCAACGTTCAGTCCAACGTGAATGCGCCCGCCACCACCACCGAAGTGGCGGAAGCCTCCAGCCTGAAGGGCAAGATTGCGCCCGCCACTGTCATCACCGAGGGCGGGGAAAAGATCGGCGTGGTTGGTGTCACCACCCAGATCCTGGAAACCATCTCTTCGCCGTCTTCGGCCGAAATTGCCGGGTTCCCCGGCGGCGCCGGTGCCAATGGCGAGGTGGACAACATGGATCTGCTGGCCGCCCAGCTTCAGCCGATCATCGACGAGTTGATCGCCGAAGGCGTCAACAAGATCGTGCTGATGTCGCACCTTCAGATCATCGGCAATGAAATGGTGCTGGCCACCAAGCTGAGGGGCGTGGACATCATCCTGTCCGCCGGCTCCCACCAGCGCATGGGCGACGACACCGACGTGGCGGTCAACTTCCCCGGCCACGATGCCGATTTCGCCTATGATTATCCCTATGTGACCAGCGGCGCCGACGGCAAGACCACGGTCATCGTCAACACCGACAACGAATATACCTATCTGGGTCGCCTTGCGGTCGATTTCGACGAGAATGGCGACATCATCGCCGACAGCCTCACGGCCAATGCCGGCATCAACGGTGCCTATGCGGCCACCTCGTCCAATGTCGCCGCGGCCTGGGGCGTGAGCGAGGCGGACCTTGCCACCACAGCGTTTGCGGAAGGCACCAAGGGGGGCGCGGTATCGCAGATCACCACCGCCGTCCAGGAGGTCATCAACGTCAAGGACGGCAACGTCTACGGCTATTCAACAGTCTACCTGGAAGGTGAGCGCGGCTATGTGCGCGGCCAGGAGACGAATCTCGGCGACCTCTCCGCCGATGCCAATGCGGCGACGCTGAAGACCGCCCTCGCGGGGGAATTGGGGACGAATGCCGCACAGGAGGCCTATGTGGTCTCCATCAAGAATGGCGGCGGCATCCGCGCCCAGATCGGCACCCTGTCCGCGCCGGACCCGGTGGACGGCTCGGTGGACAAGCTGCCGCCGGAGGGCGGCGTGTCGCAGCTGGACGTGGAGAACTCTCTGCGCTTCAACAACAAGCTGATGGCGTTCGACACCACCGCCGAAGGGCTCAAGGCCATCATCGAGCATGGCGTCGCCTCGTATCCCAATCAAGGGCGGTTCCCGCAGATCGGCGGCCTCGCCTTCTCCTTCGACCCTGACCTGCCGGCCGGCAGCCGCGTCCTGAGCCTCGCCTTGATCGATGCGGACGGCGACACTGTGGTGCGTCTCGTGGAGAACGGCACCGTGCTCTCGGACGTGCCGGACGTCATCCGCGTCATCACGCTCAATTACATGGCCGACGGTGGCGACGGCTATCCCATGAAGGCCAACGGCTCGAACTTCCGTTACCTCCTGGATGACGGCTCCCTTGGCCCGGTGCTTGACGAGACGTCCGACCTCGATGCCAACCCGCCGTCCAACGCCATGACGGAGCAGAAGGCGTTCGAGCTTTACATGCGCTCGAATCACGCCACCACCGAGACCGCGTTCGACCAGGCCGACACGGAGATGGCCGGCGACCTGCGCATCCAAAACCTCAACGCCCGCACCGACACGGTTCTCGCCAGCACGGCGGAGACCTTCAACGGGAACGAGGCGAACGACGTGTTCGATGGCAGCGCCGATGACGACGTCGCCAACGGCGGCGCCGGTGAGGACATCCTGCGCGGCCATGCGGGTAACGACCGGCTCTTCGGCGATGCGGGCAACGACCAACTGATCGGCGGAGCCGGCGACGACCACCTCGTGGGCGGCTCGGGCGACGACCTTCTGTCGGGTGGCACGGGACGCAATTCCCTGCATGGCGGCCTCGGCAATGACCGCGCCGTCTTCGAGGGCAACCAGGCGGACTATGAGGTCATTCACGATGGCGCGGCTCTGATCGTCCGCGCACGCGCCGATGCCACTCAGGAAACCCGCCTGATCGGCGTTGAAACCCTCGCCTTCGCCGATGGCGACATGGCCGTGACGGACAATGCGTCCGCGGCGCTGGTCGCAGGCCTCTATCAGCAAGTGATGGGCCGCCTGCCCGATCTTCAGGGGCTGCAATACTGGACCGGCCTCCTGGACAAGGGGGCGAGCCTCGGCGATGTGGCCATCAGCATGATCCTGTCCCCTGAAGCCCAGGGGCGTGGCGTGGGCGCTGCCTCGGTGGCCGAGATCACGGTGGACCTTCTCTATTCCACCCTTCTTGGCCGCCCGGCCGACGAGGCGGGCAAGGCCTATCACGAGGCTAGCCTCGCAGCCGGCGTGCCGCTCTCCGTGGTGGCGGGCCATTTCGTGCACGCGCCGGAGATGGAGCCCTTCCAACTCGCCGGAGCGGCCCTCGACACCACCTTCCTGTCCCCTGATCTGTTCACCCGCACCGGCACCGCCAGCAATGACGTCGTCTTCGGCGGCGTGGGCGCGGACGTTCTGGTGGGCGGCGCGGGATCGGACCTGCTGCAAGGTGGCCGTGGCATCGATACGGCGGTCTTCCAGGGCAACCGGGCGGACTTCGACATCACCTATGAGCACGGCAAGGTCATCGTGACCGCCCGTAACGACACCCTCGACGTGGACACGCTGGTGAATGTGGAGCGCGTCACCTTCGACGACGGCACGCTCGACCTCGACACCGACGCAACCACCCTGAACCTCGCCACCCTCTACGGGCGGGTGCTGGATCGGCAGGCGGATCTGTCGGGCCTTTCGTCCGCCCTCGCGGCGCATGTCGACGGTGTCTCCGAAGGGCGCCTTCTGCTCAACATGCTGCACTCGCCGGAGGCGCAGACCAAGGGCATCGCGATGTCCTCCAGCGGGGACCTGTCGGTGGAGACGGTCTATCGTGCGCTGTTCGGCGACCAGGGCACCGAAGGCGGCCTTGCCACCTATCAGGCGCTCGAAGCGGGCGGCGCGAACCTGGAAGACGTTGCCGACGCCATGATGCATTCCAACGAGATGGCCGCCATCCGCCTCACGGCAGCGGACCTCGACTTCTTCATCTGA
- the hisI gene encoding phosphoribosyl-AMP cyclohydrolase: MSDIETALFPASASTHDLEEGARLTPRFDANGLVTCVATDAATGEILMLAHMNAEALALTIATGEAHYYSRSRKKLWKKGESSGHTQKVVDMLVDCDQDAVVIKVEMGGTGAACHTGRRSCFYRRVPLGHHAAGETPLAFTGDTPRFDPKTVYGDDHGHSH, translated from the coding sequence ATGTCTGACATCGAAACCGCCCTCTTCCCGGCCAGCGCAAGCACGCACGACCTTGAGGAAGGCGCCCGCCTGACGCCGCGCTTCGACGCCAACGGGCTCGTCACCTGCGTCGCCACCGACGCGGCGACGGGCGAGATCCTGATGCTTGCCCACATGAATGCCGAAGCGCTGGCGCTGACCATCGCGACTGGCGAGGCGCATTATTACAGCCGCTCCCGCAAGAAGCTGTGGAAGAAGGGAGAGAGCTCCGGCCACACCCAGAAGGTGGTCGACATGCTGGTGGACTGCGACCAGGACGCAGTGGTGATCAAGGTGGAGATGGGAGGCACCGGCGCGGCCTGCCATACCGGCCGCCGGTCCTGCTTCTACCGCCGGGTCCCCCTGGGACATCACGCCGCCGGCGAAACGCCCTTGGCGTTCACCGGCGACACGCCGCGCTTCGATCCCAAGACCGTCTACGGGGACGATCACGGCCACAGCCACTGA
- a CDS encoding gamma carbonic anhydrase family protein: MPLYSLDGVKPELPASGRYWIAPDATVIGRVVLKENASVWFGCVLRGDNEPIVVGEGTNIQENCVLHTDPGFPLTLSAGVTVGHMAILHGCTVGENSLIGMGATVLNGARIGANSLVGSNALVTEGKEFPDNSLIVGSPARVVRTLDEDMIARLHRTAMHYQINWKRYAGGLKRLD; encoded by the coding sequence ATGCCGCTTTATTCCCTTGATGGCGTGAAGCCGGAACTTCCCGCCTCCGGGCGCTATTGGATTGCGCCGGATGCGACGGTGATCGGCCGGGTGGTGCTGAAGGAAAATGCCAGCGTGTGGTTCGGTTGCGTGCTGCGGGGCGATAATGAGCCCATCGTGGTGGGCGAGGGCACCAACATCCAGGAAAACTGCGTGCTCCACACCGATCCGGGCTTCCCGCTCACCCTCTCGGCAGGGGTCACGGTCGGGCACATGGCCATCCTGCACGGTTGCACGGTGGGGGAGAACAGCCTCATCGGCATGGGCGCAACAGTGCTGAACGGCGCCCGGATCGGCGCCAATTCGCTGGTGGGCTCGAACGCGCTGGTGACAGAGGGGAAGGAGTTTCCCGACAATTCGCTCATCGTCGGATCGCCCGCCCGGGTGGTACGGACGTTGGACGAGGACATGATCGCGCGCCTGCACCGCACGGCCATGCATTACCAGATCAATTGGAAGCGCTATGCTGGCGGCCTGAAGCGTCTCGATTGA
- a CDS encoding rhomboid family intramembrane serine protease — protein MLVLVMAGIEFVRAYLLDPDTDFLMLAWFAFVPIRYDAGAPNALPGGLGAQIWTFVTYALLHANWVHVGVNSVWMLAFGSPVARRFGTARFLLFFIVTAVAGAAAHLLAYPEGIAPMIGASAVVSGAMAASVRFAFAPGGALGPRRSHYADHQPALPLTVVLRDRRVLVFIGVFVLLNFLFGAGMAMPGTEGAEVAWQAHLGGFAAGLLLFPLFDPVPNLRGASPRG, from the coding sequence GTGCTCGTGCTTGTCATGGCAGGCATTGAGTTCGTTCGAGCCTATCTGCTGGATCCGGATACCGACTTCCTGATGCTGGCGTGGTTCGCCTTCGTTCCCATCCGCTATGACGCCGGCGCCCCGAACGCGCTTCCCGGCGGACTGGGGGCGCAGATCTGGACCTTCGTCACCTATGCCTTGCTGCACGCCAATTGGGTGCATGTGGGCGTCAACTCCGTGTGGATGCTCGCATTTGGCTCGCCGGTGGCGCGCAGGTTCGGCACCGCGCGCTTCCTGCTGTTCTTTATTGTGACGGCTGTTGCCGGGGCGGCGGCTCACCTGCTTGCCTATCCCGAGGGCATCGCGCCCATGATCGGCGCTTCGGCCGTCGTGTCCGGCGCCATGGCTGCTTCCGTGCGCTTTGCATTTGCCCCCGGCGGCGCTCTGGGGCCGCGCCGAAGCCACTATGCGGACCATCAGCCCGCCTTGCCGCTCACAGTGGTGCTGCGCGATCGCCGGGTGCTGGTGTTCATCGGCGTCTTCGTGTTGCTGAACTTCCTGTTCGGCGCCGGCATGGCCATGCCCGGCACGGAAGGGGCTGAGGTGGCCTGGCAGGCGCATCTTGGAGGCTTTGCCGCCGGCCTCCTGCTCTTTCCGCTCTTTGACCCTGTCCCTAATCTGCGTGGTGCTTCGCCGCGGGGCTGA